A genomic segment from Streptomyces sp. NBC_01233 encodes:
- a CDS encoding FecCD family ABC transporter permease yields MGAGPREEVRPGLREEDRPDPARRPGIPYAVVLALLGVLVVGAATAGIAAGSISVPADQVWGILLHRVHPSLAEPTWTPVRETIVMDVRLPRVLLAGVVGAGLSVAGMALQALVRNPLADPMLLGVSSGASVGAVLILVLNLTVFGLFTLPVAAFCGALAALVAVYFLARSGGRMTTVRLVLAGVATAEVLSALASFLIVTSNDPHKTQSALRWMLGGLAGTTWTTVWIPVGAVLLGTAVLLGVCRPLNLLLAGEEAAAALGLDVHRFRGALFTLVALMIGTIVAVSGQIGFVGLIMPHVVRLLVGADHRRALPAAVLLGAAFLISADLAARTLMSPEEVPVGILTALVGGPFFLWLMRRKAAR; encoded by the coding sequence GTGGGGGCGGGCCCTCGCGAGGAGGTCCGGCCCGGCCTTCGCGAGGAAGACCGGCCCGACCCCGCGCGGCGCCCCGGGATCCCGTACGCCGTGGTGCTGGCCCTCCTGGGCGTGCTGGTGGTCGGCGCCGCCACCGCCGGCATCGCGGCCGGCTCGATCAGCGTCCCGGCCGACCAGGTGTGGGGCATCCTGCTGCACCGCGTGCACCCGTCCCTCGCCGAGCCGACGTGGACCCCGGTGCGCGAGACGATCGTCATGGACGTCCGCCTGCCCCGGGTACTGCTGGCCGGGGTGGTCGGCGCGGGCCTGTCGGTGGCCGGAATGGCGCTGCAGGCGCTGGTCCGCAATCCGCTGGCCGATCCGATGCTGCTGGGCGTGTCCTCGGGCGCGTCGGTCGGCGCGGTGCTCATCCTGGTCCTGAACCTGACGGTGTTCGGGCTGTTCACCCTGCCGGTGGCCGCGTTCTGCGGGGCCCTGGCCGCCTTGGTCGCCGTCTACTTCCTGGCCCGCTCCGGCGGGCGGATGACGACGGTGCGGCTGGTCCTGGCGGGTGTGGCCACGGCCGAGGTGCTGTCGGCGCTGGCCAGCTTCCTGATCGTCACCTCGAACGACCCGCACAAGACCCAGTCCGCACTGCGCTGGATGCTCGGCGGACTGGCCGGCACCACCTGGACGACGGTGTGGATCCCGGTGGGCGCGGTCCTGCTCGGGACGGCCGTCCTCCTCGGCGTCTGCCGTCCGCTCAACCTCCTGCTGGCCGGGGAGGAGGCCGCCGCGGCCCTCGGTCTGGACGTGCACCGGTTCCGCGGCGCCCTGTTCACGCTGGTGGCCCTGATGATCGGCACGATCGTCGCGGTGAGCGGGCAGATCGGCTTCGTCGGGCTGATCATGCCGCACGTGGTGCGGCTGCTCGTGGGCGCCGACCACCGTCGCGCGCTGCCCGCCGCGGTCCTCCTGGGGGCGGCGTTCCTGATCTCGGCCGATCTGGCC
- a CDS encoding ABC transporter substrate-binding protein: MPRNHPRAVLSALAVALLASGCAGGTTPFATPSPGTTAEGFPVTVTNCGVTSTYQRPPQRAVSLNQHATEVMLALGLEKSMVGTGYLDDRILPEYQAAYDSVKVLSKEYPSFEALLEAEPDFVYGGWTSTFDEKEGRSRAAFTKAGINTRLNTEECPTGPVDVAAVDEEIRTVAKIFGVPERAEERLGQLHATLGKVETGLTGAAPVKLFVYDSGDKTAFTAGGKGIGNEMIRRAGGVNLFADLDKAFGDVSFEQVAQRAPEAIVIYDYGDRSVEDKKKFLLAHPALKDVPAIKNQRFAVLPLSSTVVGVRVPSAVESLARQLHPGLVR, from the coding sequence ATGCCCCGCAACCACCCGAGAGCCGTGCTGTCCGCACTCGCCGTCGCCCTGCTGGCATCCGGCTGCGCAGGCGGCACCACGCCCTTTGCCACACCCTCGCCGGGCACGACCGCCGAGGGCTTTCCGGTCACGGTCACCAACTGCGGCGTGACGAGCACCTATCAGCGCCCGCCGCAGCGCGCGGTATCCCTGAACCAGCACGCGACCGAGGTGATGCTGGCGCTCGGCCTGGAGAAGTCGATGGTGGGGACGGGCTATCTCGACGACAGGATCCTCCCCGAGTACCAGGCCGCCTACGACAGCGTGAAGGTCCTCTCCAAGGAGTACCCGTCCTTCGAGGCACTCCTGGAGGCCGAGCCCGACTTCGTCTACGGCGGGTGGACCTCCACCTTCGACGAGAAGGAGGGACGCAGCCGGGCCGCCTTCACCAAGGCCGGGATCAACACCCGCCTCAACACCGAGGAGTGCCCCACCGGCCCGGTGGACGTGGCCGCCGTGGACGAGGAGATCCGCACGGTCGCCAAGATCTTCGGTGTTCCCGAGCGGGCCGAGGAGCGGTTGGGGCAGCTGCACGCCACCCTCGGCAAGGTCGAGACCGGGCTCACCGGCGCCGCCCCGGTCAAGCTCTTCGTGTACGACAGCGGCGACAAGACGGCCTTCACCGCGGGCGGCAAGGGCATCGGCAACGAGATGATCCGGCGGGCCGGCGGGGTGAACCTCTTCGCCGACCTGGACAAGGCCTTCGGCGACGTCTCGTTCGAGCAGGTGGCGCAGCGGGCTCCCGAGGCCATCGTCATCTACGACTACGGCGACCGGTCCGTCGAGGACAAGAAGAAGTTCCTGCTCGCCCATCCGGCGCTGAAGGACGTGCCCGCGATCAAGAACCAGCGGTTCGCGGTCCTGCCGCTGTCTTCCACCGTGGTCGGTGTGCGGGTGCCGTCGGCCGTCGAGTCGCTGGCGCGTCAGCTCCACCCGGGCCTCGTCCGGTGA
- a CDS encoding P-loop NTPase fold protein, translating to MPRPRPRPAWQVADFFALEQEAEVYLAAVDACVAEPAAARRLRVRPQATAESTRAAMLTEANVARAVDPCRDTQERFRSQLEERERLRRRLDYLRNGTHPATVVLCSTTLLTLLFLIFASWATALAGAVIPLLTATAVWRHPVWRMSVLLNLREWRLRPVLLLLSRRTAWAEAAWSRDLQENGVRPLVARVVEALLGEDPDSLLLADSYDGLRSPRNPQYVIDSPAARSLARKITQLESGGTIAVSGSRGVGKSTLLETCANDAEFAVVVQAPATYSPYDFLLSLYVRTCERYLIHHGYVPPAFIRLSTFRRAARRLFPALRNALTLLAFGITAGALVVLGLAASTRSLATRYERPLRAHAAEYGHRAADVVGDVWRGERIGTAVLVVLAGVALWSLRRWSRWADLLRGGRYGVVAIGGLLGLAAFVSLFFDTGVRSVVGNIGEDPESLLLLLVALAAVANLAPEQPWEFRGRVLVATVGRSRIALGVLLVSLALLLTRPTPLAVATDPENPLRLACVLAGLLLVKAGSWTPPDPTPPLVTACRDELYRLQTMQTASSAVTAGAPQLLTTQTASLSTLPPNFPELVSDFRDLLTDIAAEQHRQGERVVIAIDELDRLGSDTEALAFLNEIKAILGVPHVHCLISVAEDVGASFVRRGLPHRGVTDSSLDDIVHVLPCTLEESKKILGRRASGLSEPYKVLTHALSGGIPRDLIRYGLRLDEITSKTQLIELTDISSQLILEELADTLAGFRTLLSKQQWTSRTSALLIAFRNLTGHLRAGCPCVSPELRRALEHVAFHDLHRHLGEEAAAEIPDVARNLIDEASAYVLFSLTLLDIFGAGDLARRRDEAASRGPEGDLDLLGQARQELEVSPYSARQLIGSIRTAWRLADGPAAGLPPTVPPARSPDCPRHPRPAA from the coding sequence ATGCCCCGACCCCGCCCGCGCCCCGCATGGCAGGTCGCCGACTTCTTCGCCCTGGAGCAGGAAGCAGAGGTGTACCTGGCCGCGGTGGACGCCTGCGTGGCCGAGCCCGCCGCCGCACGGCGCCTGCGCGTCCGCCCGCAGGCGACCGCCGAAAGCACCCGTGCGGCCATGCTCACCGAGGCCAACGTCGCACGGGCCGTCGACCCCTGCCGGGACACCCAGGAGCGCTTCCGTTCCCAGCTCGAAGAGAGGGAACGGCTTCGTCGACGGCTCGACTACCTGCGCAACGGGACGCATCCGGCCACCGTGGTGCTCTGCTCGACCACCCTGCTGACGCTCCTGTTCCTCATCTTCGCGTCGTGGGCCACGGCCCTCGCCGGCGCCGTGATCCCGCTCCTGACCGCCACCGCGGTGTGGCGGCACCCGGTGTGGCGCATGAGCGTCCTGCTGAACCTCCGGGAATGGCGTCTGAGACCGGTCCTCCTCCTCTTGAGCAGGAGGACCGCATGGGCCGAAGCCGCCTGGAGCCGGGACCTCCAGGAGAACGGAGTGCGCCCCCTGGTCGCCCGTGTGGTGGAAGCGCTGCTCGGTGAGGACCCCGACTCGCTGCTCCTCGCCGACAGCTACGACGGCCTGCGCTCCCCGCGCAATCCGCAGTACGTGATCGACAGCCCGGCGGCCCGGAGCCTCGCTCGCAAGATCACCCAACTGGAGAGCGGCGGGACCATCGCGGTCAGCGGTTCCCGGGGCGTGGGCAAGTCGACGCTCCTGGAAACCTGCGCGAACGACGCCGAGTTCGCTGTCGTCGTGCAGGCACCGGCCACCTACTCCCCGTACGACTTCCTGCTGTCCCTCTACGTCAGGACGTGCGAGAGGTACCTCATCCATCACGGCTACGTCCCTCCCGCGTTCATCCGGCTCTCGACCTTCCGCAGGGCGGCGCGCCGGCTGTTCCCGGCCCTGCGCAACGCGCTCACCCTGCTGGCCTTCGGGATCACGGCGGGTGCGCTCGTCGTCCTCGGCCTGGCCGCGAGCACGCGCTCCCTCGCGACCCGGTACGAACGTCCCTTGCGTGCGCACGCGGCGGAGTACGGACACCGGGCGGCCGACGTGGTGGGGGACGTCTGGCGGGGCGAGCGGATCGGGACGGCCGTTCTCGTCGTCCTCGCCGGCGTCGCCCTGTGGAGCCTGCGGCGGTGGAGCCGGTGGGCGGACCTCCTCCGGGGTGGCCGATACGGGGTGGTCGCGATCGGCGGGCTGCTGGGCCTGGCCGCGTTCGTCTCGCTGTTCTTCGACACCGGTGTCCGGAGCGTCGTGGGGAACATCGGCGAAGACCCGGAGAGCCTCCTGCTGCTGCTCGTGGCGCTGGCCGCAGTGGCGAATCTGGCGCCCGAACAGCCGTGGGAGTTCCGGGGGCGTGTACTCGTCGCCACCGTCGGCCGCAGCCGGATCGCGCTCGGGGTGCTCCTCGTCTCGCTCGCGCTGCTCCTCACCCGGCCCACACCGCTGGCGGTCGCGACCGACCCCGAGAACCCCCTCCGGCTCGCCTGCGTTCTCGCGGGACTGCTGCTGGTCAAGGCGGGCTCCTGGACCCCTCCGGACCCGACACCGCCCCTCGTGACCGCCTGCCGCGACGAGCTGTACCGGCTGCAGACCATGCAGACGGCGTCCTCCGCGGTCACCGCGGGTGCTCCTCAGCTCCTCACCACGCAGACGGCCTCGCTGTCGACCCTGCCGCCGAACTTCCCCGAGCTGGTCTCCGACTTCCGTGACCTGCTCACGGACATCGCCGCCGAACAGCACCGGCAGGGGGAGCGGGTCGTGATCGCGATCGACGAGCTGGACCGGCTGGGCTCGGACACCGAGGCGCTCGCGTTCCTGAACGAGATCAAGGCCATCCTGGGCGTGCCCCACGTCCACTGCCTGATCTCCGTCGCGGAGGACGTCGGCGCCTCGTTCGTACGCCGGGGGCTCCCGCACCGCGGCGTCACCGACAGCTCGCTGGACGACATCGTGCACGTCCTGCCGTGCACGCTGGAGGAGTCCAAGAAGATCCTCGGGCGCCGGGCGTCCGGTCTCTCCGAGCCCTACAAGGTGCTCACGCACGCCCTCTCGGGCGGAATACCCAGGGACCTGATCCGCTACGGCCTGCGCCTGGACGAGATCACGTCCAAGACCCAGCTCATCGAACTCACGGACATCTCAAGCCAGTTGATCCTCGAAGAGCTCGCCGACACGCTCGCGGGCTTCCGCACGCTCCTGAGCAAGCAACAGTGGACGTCACGAACCAGCGCGCTCCTCATCGCGTTCCGGAACCTGACGGGCCATCTGCGAGCCGGCTGTCCCTGCGTCTCCCCCGAGCTCCGGCGGGCCCTGGAACACGTGGCCTTCCACGATCTCCACCGACACCTGGGCGAGGAAGCGGCTGCTGAGATTCCGGACGTGGCCCGGAATCTCATCGACGAGGCGTCGGCGTACGTCCTGTTCTCCCTGACCCTGCTCGACATCTTCGGCGCGGGTGACCTGGCCCGCCGCCGGGACGAGGCCGCGTCACGAGGCCCGGAAGGGGACCTGGACCTCCTGGGCCAGGCCCGTCAGGAGCTGGAGGTGTCCCCGTACAGCGCGCGACAGCTGATCGGCTCCATCCGAACCGCGTGGCGGCTCGCGGACGGCCCGGCCGCCGGCCTGCCGCCGACGGTCCCACCCGCCCGCAGCCCCGACTGCCCCCGCCACCCACGGCCGGCGGCCTGA
- a CDS encoding agmatine deiminase family protein, giving the protein MSFLPPTRRTVLRTLAGIGAVVAGASACGPSATGAPVGSSQPATTGGKRRLGAEWESHTRTFMSWPDLSSVWEGDLPYVREDIARIARAVGEYEAVVMMARPDQADAAQRACGSQVEVIPLAVDDLWARDTVPVFVEEGGKVVGVDFNFNGWGNKQEHENDGMVARALLQKYGIPRAEAPLVAEGGSFEPDGEGTLLITESSIVNDNRNRGKNRDTIEAELKQTLGVETVVWLAGVRGEDITDAHVDSLVRFTAPGVVLLDRAHPSTPADSWSRSADQAKSVLSKATDARGRRFDVIDLPQPDLNRITGEGDDFVSTYANFYIANDAVFMPKFGDRKADDKARGILQEHFPERDVVPVAIDTIASGGGGIHCSTHDQPGKPAA; this is encoded by the coding sequence GTGTCCTTCCTGCCCCCCACCCGTCGGACCGTCCTTCGCACCCTCGCCGGAATCGGCGCCGTCGTCGCGGGCGCGTCGGCCTGTGGTCCCTCGGCGACCGGAGCCCCCGTCGGCTCCTCCCAGCCCGCCACGACGGGCGGCAAGCGGCGTCTCGGCGCCGAGTGGGAGAGCCACACCCGCACCTTCATGTCCTGGCCGGACCTGTCGTCGGTCTGGGAGGGAGACCTGCCCTACGTACGCGAGGACATCGCGCGGATCGCGCGGGCCGTCGGGGAGTACGAGGCGGTCGTCATGATGGCCCGGCCCGATCAGGCGGACGCGGCCCAGCGGGCCTGCGGATCACAGGTCGAGGTGATCCCGCTCGCCGTGGACGACCTGTGGGCCCGCGACACCGTTCCCGTCTTCGTCGAGGAAGGCGGAAAGGTCGTCGGCGTCGACTTCAACTTCAACGGCTGGGGCAACAAGCAGGAGCACGAGAACGACGGGATGGTCGCTCGCGCCCTGCTCCAGAAGTACGGGATCCCCCGGGCCGAGGCGCCGCTCGTCGCCGAGGGAGGTTCCTTCGAGCCCGACGGCGAGGGCACCCTGCTGATCACCGAGAGCTCGATCGTCAACGACAACCGCAACCGGGGCAAGAACCGCGACACGATCGAGGCCGAGCTCAAGCAGACCCTGGGCGTCGAGACGGTGGTGTGGCTGGCCGGCGTGCGCGGTGAGGACATCACCGACGCCCACGTCGACAGCCTGGTGCGCTTCACCGCGCCCGGTGTGGTCCTGCTGGACCGCGCGCACCCCAGCACCCCGGCGGACTCCTGGTCACGCTCCGCCGACCAGGCCAAGTCCGTCCTGTCGAAGGCGACGGACGCACGCGGGCGGCGCTTCGACGTCATCGACCTGCCGCAGCCCGACCTGAACAGGATCACGGGCGAGGGCGACGACTTCGTGTCGACCTACGCCAACTTCTACATCGCCAACGACGCCGTCTTCATGCCCAAGTTCGGCGACCGCAAGGCCGACGACAAGGCCCGCGGGATCCTGCAGGAGCACTTCCCCGAGCGGGACGTCGTGCCGGTCGCGATCGACACGATCGCCTCGGGCGGCGGCGGCATCCACTGCTCGACCCACGACCAGCCCGGGAAGCCCGCCGCCTGA
- a CDS encoding TetR/AcrR family transcriptional regulator, which translates to MTDRRRAILTGAARVIARQGVRGLRVADLAAEAGVSTALIYYHFKDRPGILRHALAFIGDRADRYTATENGRAATENSQAAAHPSGPRQLLEQTLLPAFQDLPEVRENSTAWGELRAHSVFDPELRDELAAAGAAWAAEVAGHLAELCPAAPPGAVTAAAERLTALLEGLSVRWLSGLLPVGHARGLLREAIGVETGRLGSTPSVN; encoded by the coding sequence GTGACCGACCGCAGACGAGCAATCCTCACGGGCGCCGCGCGGGTCATCGCGCGCCAGGGCGTCCGGGGGTTGCGGGTGGCGGACCTGGCGGCCGAGGCCGGCGTGTCCACCGCCCTGATCTACTACCACTTCAAGGACCGGCCCGGCATCCTGCGGCACGCCCTGGCCTTCATCGGGGACCGGGCGGACCGCTACACCGCGACGGAGAACGGCCGGGCCGCGACGGAGAACAGCCAGGCCGCGGCGCATCCGTCCGGCCCGCGGCAACTCCTGGAGCAGACCCTGCTGCCGGCGTTCCAGGACCTGCCCGAGGTGCGCGAGAACAGTACGGCCTGGGGAGAGCTGCGGGCCCACTCGGTCTTCGATCCGGAGCTCCGGGACGAACTCGCCGCGGCGGGCGCGGCCTGGGCGGCGGAGGTCGCGGGCCACCTCGCCGAGCTGTGCCCGGCCGCGCCGCCCGGCGCCGTCACGGCCGCCGCGGAGCGGCTGACCGCCCTGCTGGAGGGGCTGAGCGTCCGCTGGCTCAGCGGCCTGCTCCCCGTCGGGCACGCCCGCGGACTGCTGCGCGAGGCGATCGGAGTGGAAACAGGCCGGCTGGGTTCCACACCGTCTGTGAATTGA
- a CDS encoding TetR/AcrR family transcriptional regulator — protein MASRSTQILEAAARVIARRGVRGLRVEELAAEAGVSTALIYYHFKDRTGVLRQTLEFINDRAERYTTDRDPDDPPLTPREELEETLLLELQDTAEVRENSSAWGELRASAVFDEVLREDLARATLVWVQEVAALLGQVQPMAPASSLAAAAERLTALLEGLSMRWLSGGTKIGHARELMRGAIDAELAGLRQN, from the coding sequence ATGGCGTCTCGCAGCACTCAGATCCTCGAAGCGGCCGCACGGGTGATCGCCCGGCGCGGGGTCCGCGGGCTGCGCGTGGAAGAACTCGCGGCCGAGGCCGGCGTCTCCACGGCCCTGATCTACTACCACTTCAAGGACCGCACGGGGGTCCTGCGCCAGACCCTCGAATTCATCAACGACCGCGCCGAGCGCTACACCACCGACCGCGACCCGGACGACCCTCCGCTCACCCCTCGGGAAGAGCTGGAGGAAACCTTGCTGCTGGAGCTCCAGGACACCGCGGAGGTACGGGAGAACAGCTCGGCGTGGGGCGAACTGCGGGCGAGCGCCGTCTTCGACGAGGTGCTCCGCGAGGACCTCGCCAGGGCCACCCTGGTGTGGGTCCAGGAGGTCGCCGCGCTATTGGGTCAGGTCCAGCCGATGGCGCCCGCCTCGTCGCTCGCAGCCGCCGCCGAGCGGCTCACCGCCCTCCTTGAGGGGCTCAGTATGCGCTGGCTCAGCGGTGGCACCAAGATCGGCCACGCGCGGGAGCTCATGCGCGGCGCCATCGACGCCGAACTGGCCGGGCTCCGGCAGAACTGA
- the ureA gene encoding urease subunit gamma, with the protein MHLTPTERDRLLLFSAAELARARHARGLRLNVPEATAVIADTVCEAARDGLRLADALARGRGVLGPDDVLPGVVDIVTEVMVEAVFEDGTRLAAVSEPFGGCPRDDGAPGAVLPATDTAPAAAPALILAVRNTATVPVSVTSHFHFFEANPRLDFDRAAAYGMRLAVPAGSSTRFDAGSTVEVGLVPIGGARIAIGFAGLVDGPLDAPGAQEEALHKAVACGYLGAAAPEGAPS; encoded by the coding sequence ATGCACCTGACGCCCACCGAACGTGACCGACTCCTCCTGTTCAGCGCCGCCGAACTGGCCCGGGCGCGCCACGCGCGGGGCCTGCGGCTCAACGTTCCCGAGGCGACCGCGGTGATCGCCGACACGGTGTGCGAGGCGGCCCGCGACGGCCTCCGCCTGGCCGATGCCCTCGCACGCGGCCGTGGCGTCCTCGGCCCGGACGACGTCCTGCCGGGCGTCGTGGACATCGTGACCGAGGTGATGGTCGAGGCGGTGTTCGAGGACGGCACCCGGCTCGCGGCGGTCAGCGAACCCTTCGGGGGGTGCCCGCGCGACGACGGGGCGCCGGGCGCCGTACTGCCCGCCACGGACACCGCCCCGGCCGCCGCGCCGGCGCTGATCCTCGCGGTGCGCAACACCGCGACGGTCCCGGTGAGCGTGACCTCGCACTTCCACTTCTTCGAGGCCAATCCGCGCCTAGACTTCGACCGCGCAGCCGCGTACGGCATGCGCCTGGCCGTCCCCGCAGGATCGTCCACCCGCTTCGACGCGGGCTCCACCGTCGAGGTGGGCCTCGTCCCCATCGGCGGCGCTCGCATCGCGATCGGCTTCGCCGGCCTGGTGGACGGCCCGCTCGACGCTCCCGGCGCGCAGGAAGAAGCCCTCCACAAGGCCGTGGCCTGCGGCTACCTGGGCGCGGCCGCCCCAGAAGGAGCCCCGTCATGA